One stretch of Flavobacterium sp. 9 DNA includes these proteins:
- a CDS encoding S41 family peptidase, protein MKFNLKYLPIVIGATFALGTVLGSRMNAPVDDQLLAKNYSKTKLNKLIDFINNEYVDSINTDSIVNLTVDNILSKLDPHSVYIPPTEQAEVAESMKGDFVGIGINFYMYKDSVAIIKPIENGPSAKAGIKSGDRILFAGKTKLFGRSLPSDSLFSKLKGKQGSEIELTVFRKSEQKKLKFKVKRDIIPIKSVDASLMLGNNTGYIKINRFAETTFDEFKAGLNRLKQNGIESLVIDLRDNGGGYMEEAIAIADEFLKDKQLIVFTKNKNGTTEKTYATKAGSFETGKIYVLINENSASASEILAGALQDNDRGVIVGRRSFGKGLVQREMDFNDGSAVRLTVARYYTPTGRSIQKPYKKGNEEYFKESESRIKSGELYAKDSIKVADSLKFKTPKGKIVYGGGGIVPDIFVPIEAEHGNENVAYLLQTGIVGHFVFEELDKNRSAFSGLHFNEFLNKMKTSDVYFKKFKTYVLLTGLDLKLDKTKALVNRYITAEFARQLYGELYYYDVILKEDAMIKAVLNPKK, encoded by the coding sequence ATGAAATTTAATCTAAAATATTTGCCAATCGTTATCGGAGCTACTTTTGCTCTTGGAACCGTACTCGGAAGCAGAATGAATGCGCCCGTTGATGATCAGCTATTGGCTAAGAATTACTCTAAAACCAAGCTGAATAAACTGATTGATTTTATCAATAACGAATATGTTGATAGCATCAATACAGATTCTATTGTGAACTTAACCGTAGATAATATTTTATCAAAATTAGATCCACATTCTGTATATATTCCACCAACGGAACAAGCAGAAGTTGCCGAAAGTATGAAAGGTGATTTTGTGGGTATCGGAATAAATTTTTATATGTATAAAGATTCTGTTGCGATTATAAAACCTATCGAAAACGGACCTTCGGCGAAAGCTGGAATAAAATCCGGAGATCGAATTTTATTTGCCGGAAAAACCAAATTGTTCGGTAGAAGTTTGCCTTCGGATAGTTTGTTTTCGAAATTAAAAGGAAAACAAGGAAGTGAAATCGAACTGACTGTTTTTAGAAAATCAGAACAAAAGAAACTTAAATTTAAAGTAAAAAGAGATATTATTCCAATCAAGAGTGTTGACGCTTCTTTGATGCTGGGAAATAATACGGGTTATATAAAAATCAATCGTTTTGCTGAAACTACTTTCGACGAGTTTAAAGCTGGCCTAAACAGATTGAAACAAAACGGAATCGAATCATTGGTAATTGATCTTCGTGACAATGGCGGTGGTTATATGGAAGAAGCTATTGCGATTGCCGATGAGTTTTTGAAAGATAAACAGTTAATCGTTTTTACCAAAAACAAAAATGGTACTACCGAAAAAACATATGCTACAAAAGCGGGAAGTTTTGAAACTGGAAAAATATATGTTTTAATCAATGAAAATAGCGCTTCTGCAAGTGAAATTTTAGCTGGAGCACTTCAGGATAATGATCGCGGAGTTATTGTTGGACGTCGTTCTTTTGGAAAAGGATTGGTACAACGCGAAATGGATTTCAATGATGGATCTGCGGTTAGACTAACTGTAGCAAGATATTACACACCAACCGGAAGATCGATTCAGAAACCTTATAAAAAAGGAAACGAAGAATATTTTAAAGAATCAGAATCTCGAATTAAATCGGGAGAACTTTATGCAAAAGACAGTATAAAAGTGGCAGATTCCTTGAAATTTAAAACTCCAAAAGGCAAAATCGTTTATGGAGGCGGCGGAATTGTTCCGGATATTTTTGTGCCAATTGAAGCTGAACATGGGAACGAGAATGTCGCTTATTTACTTCAAACAGGAATTGTTGGTCATTTTGTTTTTGAAGAATTAGACAAAAATAGAAGCGCTTTTTCAGGTCTTCATTTTAATGAGTTTTTGAATAAGATGAAAACTTCTGATGTGTATTTCAAAAAGTTCAAAACCTATGTTTTATTAACTGGTTTAGATCTGAAATTAGATAAAACCAAAGCTTTGGTAAACCGTTATATTACTGCAGAATTTGCCAGACAATTGTATGGTGAATTGTATTATTATGATGTGATTTTGAAAGAAGATGCGATGATCAAAGCAGTTTTGAATCCGAAAAAGTAA
- a CDS encoding dCMP deaminase family protein has protein sequence MEIKKLNKYDKAYLRIANEWSLLSYCKRKKVGAIIVKDRMIISDGYNGTPSGFENCCEDEDGLTRWDVLHAEANAILKVARSTQSCEGATLYITLSPCKECSKLIHQSGIKRVVYHNGYRDDSGIQFLLKAGVEVEHIPVLEE, from the coding sequence ATGGAGATAAAAAAATTAAATAAATACGATAAAGCGTATTTGCGCATTGCAAATGAGTGGAGTTTGCTCTCTTATTGTAAGCGAAAAAAAGTTGGAGCTATTATCGTAAAAGACAGAATGATTATTTCTGACGGATATAATGGCACGCCATCCGGATTTGAAAATTGCTGTGAAGATGAAGACGGATTAACACGTTGGGATGTTTTGCATGCCGAAGCAAATGCGATTTTAAAAGTTGCCCGATCAACTCAGTCTTGCGAAGGAGCAACATTGTACATCACATTGTCGCCATGTAAAGAATGTAGTAAATTGATTCATCAATCCGGAATAAAAAGAGTGGTTTACCACAACGGATATCGCGATGATTCCGGGATTCAGTTTTTATTAAAAGCAGGTGTTGAGGTTGAACATATTCCTGTTTTAGAAGAGTAA
- a CDS encoding HupE/UreJ family protein, with protein MSDFWIYFQIGLKHVLDIHAYDHVLFLIALTTPYLFKDWKRILLLVSVFTIGHTLALLLSVYGIIAIKVNIVEFLIPITILITAVFNLFTAGKASKNDGINLLFFVTLFFGIIHGLGFSNYFKTILGGSANSKLLPLGEFALGIEAAQLVVVFVVLVISYIVQTVFRFSKRDWALVMSAFIIGVVVPMIIESPIWNR; from the coding sequence ATGTCAGATTTTTGGATTTATTTTCAAATAGGATTGAAGCACGTTCTTGATATTCATGCTTACGATCACGTTCTTTTTTTAATCGCATTAACAACACCTTATTTGTTTAAAGACTGGAAACGCATTTTGCTTTTAGTTTCTGTTTTTACAATAGGCCATACATTAGCTTTATTGCTTTCGGTTTACGGAATCATTGCTATAAAAGTCAATATTGTGGAGTTTTTAATTCCGATTACGATTTTAATAACGGCTGTTTTTAATCTCTTTACAGCAGGGAAAGCATCTAAGAACGATGGTATAAATTTATTGTTTTTTGTGACCTTGTTTTTTGGGATTATTCACGGACTTGGATTCTCTAATTATTTTAAGACAATTTTAGGAGGATCAGCAAATTCAAAATTACTACCTTTAGGAGAATTTGCGCTAGGTATCGAAGCGGCACAATTAGTAGTTGTTTTTGTAGTTTTGGTGATATCATATATAGTACAAACTGTATTTCGTTTTTCAAAACGCGACTGGGCGCTTGTAATGTCGGCTTTTATCATTGGTGTTGTAGTTCCAATGATCATCGAAAGCCCAATTTGGAACAGATAA
- a CDS encoding TerB family tellurite resistance protein produces MPFSELFDNEFKQRNRGHFSAIVRVAFADGKINDEEQAFLDKLASRLEISEDEYKEILKDPWQHAINPPYLYAQRLERLYDLARMVHVDHHLGDQQEIMLRRMGLALGFTPGNIDYIVRKALSLVDKKVDLDTFLFEMENMNR; encoded by the coding sequence ATGCCATTTTCAGAATTATTTGATAACGAATTCAAACAAAGAAACAGAGGTCATTTCTCTGCAATTGTGCGTGTCGCATTTGCTGACGGAAAAATTAATGACGAAGAGCAAGCTTTTTTAGACAAATTAGCTTCAAGATTAGAAATTTCAGAAGACGAATATAAGGAAATCCTTAAAGATCCGTGGCAACATGCGATAAACCCGCCTTACTTATATGCACAACGTTTAGAGCGTTTGTATGATTTGGCAAGAATGGTTCACGTAGATCATCATTTGGGAGACCAACAAGAAATAATGCTAAGACGTATGGGATTGGCTTTAGGATTTACTCCTGGAAATATTGATTATATCGTAAGAAAAGCATTGTCGTTAGTTGACAAAAAAGTAGATTTAGATACTTTCCTTTTCGAAATGGAAAACATGAATAGATAA
- the fbp gene encoding class 1 fructose-bisphosphatase, whose protein sequence is MEERNKTLGEFIIENQKAFQYSSGELSRIINSIRLAAKVVNYKVNKAGLVDIIGAAGEQNIQGEDQQKLDVYANEVFIQTLINREIVCGIASEENDDFITVQGSDNSHNNKYVILMDPLDGSSNIDVNVSVGTIFSVFRRITPIGTPVTSEDFLQPGINQVAAGYVIYGTSTMLVYTTGHGVNGFTLNPAIGTFYLSHPNMKFPQNGNIYSVNEGNYVHFPQGVKNYIKYCQREEEDRPYTSRYIGSLVADFHRNMIKGGIYLYPTSSKAPKGKLRLLYECNPMAFIAEQAGGKATDGFGRIMEIQPTELHQRVPFFCGSYNMVEKAEEFMAEAL, encoded by the coding sequence ATGGAAGAACGCAATAAAACACTAGGAGAGTTTATTATTGAGAACCAAAAAGCATTTCAGTATTCGTCGGGGGAGCTTTCCCGAATCATTAACTCTATACGTTTGGCGGCAAAAGTCGTAAACTATAAAGTAAACAAAGCTGGTTTAGTGGATATCATTGGCGCTGCAGGCGAACAAAATATTCAGGGCGAAGACCAGCAAAAATTAGATGTGTATGCAAACGAAGTATTTATCCAGACGTTAATAAACCGTGAGATTGTCTGTGGAATTGCTTCAGAAGAAAACGACGATTTTATAACTGTTCAGGGGAGCGACAACAGTCATAATAATAAGTACGTGATCTTAATGGATCCGCTTGACGGATCTTCAAACATTGATGTAAATGTTTCTGTGGGAACTATTTTTTCTGTTTTTAGAAGGATTACTCCAATTGGAACTCCGGTAACAAGCGAGGATTTTTTACAACCGGGAATCAATCAAGTTGCAGCAGGTTATGTAATTTATGGAACTTCGACAATGTTGGTTTATACAACCGGACATGGCGTAAACGGATTTACTTTAAATCCGGCAATTGGAACATTTTACCTTTCACATCCAAATATGAAATTCCCTCAAAACGGAAATATATATTCAGTGAATGAAGGAAATTATGTTCACTTTCCGCAAGGCGTAAAAAACTACATTAAATATTGTCAGCGAGAAGAAGAAGACAGACCTTATACTTCAAGATATATTGGAAGTTTGGTAGCAGATTTTCATCGAAATATGATCAAAGGAGGAATTTATTTATATCCAACAAGTTCAAAAGCGCCAAAAGGGAAATTACGTTTATTATACGAATGTAATCCGATGGCATTTATTGCAGAACAAGCTGGAGGAAAAGCAACAGACGGATTTGGTAGAATTATGGAAATCCAACCAACAGAATTACATCAAAGAGTTCCGTTTTTCTGCGGAAGTTATAATATGGTCGAAAAGGCAGAGGAATTTATGGCGGAAGCGCTTTAG
- a CDS encoding GNAT family N-acetyltransferase: MNIRKGNPEDMKSVLGLIQELAIFEKEPDAVVITEEDLVRDGFGEKPLFHVFVAEIENDEQQKEIVGMAVYYYRYSTWKGKTIHLEDLVVKEKMRGTGLGSALYSEIMKQGKRDNVRRIDWNVLDWNTPAVKFYENSGAKILEEWRVVQMDEAGINSFLENKKITRFLFKPRI, from the coding sequence ATGAATATTAGAAAAGGAAATCCTGAAGACATGAAATCAGTTTTGGGATTAATACAGGAGTTGGCAATATTCGAAAAAGAACCTGATGCCGTTGTAATAACTGAGGAAGATTTAGTTCGTGACGGTTTTGGAGAAAAACCATTATTTCATGTTTTTGTAGCAGAAATTGAAAATGACGAACAACAAAAAGAAATTGTTGGAATGGCAGTATATTATTACCGATATTCTACCTGGAAAGGAAAAACAATACACCTTGAAGATTTAGTTGTCAAGGAAAAAATGCGCGGCACCGGATTAGGATCTGCACTTTATTCTGAGATTATGAAACAAGGAAAAAGAGATAACGTACGAAGAATTGACTGGAATGTTCTGGATTGGAATACTCCAGCGGTTAAATTCTATGAGAATTCAGGCGCAAAGATTCTCGAAGAATGGAGAGTTGTTCAAATGGATGAAGCAGGAATTAATTCGTTTTTAGAAAATAAAAAAATTACCCGATTTCTTTTCAAACCCCGAATCTGA
- a CDS encoding aspartate kinase gives MRVFKFGGASVKDADGIKNVYDVLQKVGYEDVILVVSAMGKTTNALEVVIKNYFDKSEELNASVQDIKKYHNQILLDLFEDEKHAVFAAVTAQFSELEYFLAHNKSPNYNFVYDQIVSFGELISTTILSHFMNFMGIQTQWLDVRNFIKTNANYRDAEVDWETTQQLISKNVPRKILNITQGFLGADENNFTTTLGREGSDYTAGIFAYCLNAESVTIWKDVPGVMNADPRYFENASLLNQISYREAIELAFYGATVIHPKTLQPLQKKEIPLYVKSFINPLLKGTCVSKGVDLEPQYPCFIVKRNQLLISLSSIDFSFIMEENISEIFALFHEFKIKVNLIQNSAISFSVCVEDKFENFSDLNAILSKKFKVDYSENVTLYTIRHFTEQAAQTVEDNKEVLLKQVSRETMQIVTKELN, from the coding sequence ATGAGAGTATTTAAATTTGGTGGAGCATCAGTTAAAGATGCCGATGGAATTAAAAACGTATATGACGTTTTACAAAAAGTAGGTTACGAAGATGTGATTTTGGTGGTTTCGGCTATGGGAAAAACCACAAATGCTCTTGAAGTTGTTATCAAGAATTATTTTGATAAATCAGAAGAGTTAAATGCATCTGTACAGGATATAAAAAAATATCACAATCAAATCTTGTTAGATTTGTTCGAAGATGAGAAACATGCCGTTTTTGCTGCTGTAACTGCTCAATTTTCAGAGTTAGAATACTTTTTGGCACATAATAAATCTCCTAATTACAATTTTGTTTACGATCAGATTGTAAGTTTTGGAGAATTGATTTCGACTACAATATTAAGTCACTTCATGAATTTTATGGGAATCCAAACGCAATGGCTGGACGTTCGTAATTTCATTAAAACAAATGCAAATTACAGAGATGCCGAAGTTGATTGGGAAACAACTCAACAATTAATCAGTAAAAATGTTCCGAGAAAAATATTAAATATTACTCAGGGATTTTTGGGTGCTGATGAAAACAACTTTACAACAACTCTTGGTCGTGAAGGTTCTGATTATACAGCCGGAATTTTTGCTTATTGCTTAAATGCCGAAAGTGTAACAATCTGGAAAGATGTTCCGGGAGTTATGAATGCCGATCCTCGTTATTTTGAAAATGCAAGTTTGTTAAATCAAATTTCGTATCGTGAAGCAATCGAATTAGCATTTTATGGCGCAACGGTAATTCACCCGAAAACATTACAACCATTACAGAAAAAAGAAATTCCGTTATACGTAAAATCTTTTATCAACCCATTATTAAAAGGAACTTGTGTTTCTAAAGGTGTTGATTTGGAGCCACAATATCCTTGTTTTATTGTGAAAAGAAATCAGCTTTTGATTTCGCTATCATCAATTGATTTCTCTTTTATAATGGAAGAAAATATCAGTGAGATTTTTGCTTTATTCCACGAATTCAAAATTAAAGTAAACCTGATTCAGAACTCTGCTATTAGTTTTTCTGTTTGTGTGGAAGATAAATTTGAAAACTTCAGTGATTTGAACGCGATCCTTTCGAAAAAATTCAAAGTAGATTACAGTGAGAATGTAACTTTATATACTATTCGTCACTTTACAGAACAAGCTGCACAAACGGTAGAAGACAACAAAGAAGTTTTACTAAAACAAGTAAGTAGAGAAACGATGCAAATTGTGACTAAAGAACTTAACTAA
- a CDS encoding glycosyltransferase has protein sequence MSIDYSANKTILVAPLNWGLGHAARCIPIIKALQENNYIPIIASDGVALALLRKEFPYVQTLELPSYHIEYAKNGKNFKWKLIKNLPKMIVAILDEKKMVNGWIKKHGIDGIISDNRLGVFSKKVPSVFMTHQLNVMTGNTTWFTSKCHQHVIKKYAECWVPDTNEKVNLTGDLGHLKTNDLNLKYIGPLSRMRKKDIPKTYDLMIILSGPEPQRTFLDEKLQKEIVNYKGKVVFVQGIVEKTQNKWQNGNVTYYNFMNSKQLEQTFNESEFVLCRSGYTTVMDLAKLGMKAFFIPTPGQYEQEYLAIKLQEENLVPYAMQDDFTIEDLSKVKSFKGLTQFNEDIDWDNLFSIFEDKN, from the coding sequence ATGAGCATTGACTATTCTGCGAACAAAACAATTTTAGTTGCTCCACTAAACTGGGGATTAGGCCATGCCGCAAGATGCATCCCAATTATAAAAGCGCTTCAAGAAAACAATTATATTCCAATAATCGCTTCTGATGGAGTTGCACTGGCGCTGTTACGCAAAGAATTTCCTTATGTACAGACGCTGGAATTGCCTTCTTATCATATTGAATATGCAAAGAATGGTAAAAATTTTAAGTGGAAACTGATTAAGAATTTACCTAAAATGATTGTCGCTATTCTTGATGAGAAAAAAATGGTAAACGGCTGGATAAAAAAACATGGAATTGATGGTATTATTTCGGACAATAGATTAGGGGTTTTTAGCAAAAAAGTGCCTTCTGTATTTATGACGCATCAGTTGAATGTTATGACAGGAAATACAACTTGGTTTACGAGTAAATGTCATCAACATGTTATAAAAAAATATGCTGAATGCTGGGTTCCGGATACTAATGAGAAAGTGAATTTGACGGGCGATCTTGGTCATCTTAAAACAAATGATCTTAACTTAAAGTATATTGGTCCGTTGAGCAGAATGCGCAAAAAAGATATTCCGAAAACTTATGATTTGATGATCATTTTGTCAGGACCGGAACCGCAACGAACTTTTCTGGATGAAAAGCTACAGAAAGAAATTGTTAACTATAAAGGTAAAGTTGTATTTGTACAAGGTATTGTGGAGAAAACACAAAACAAATGGCAAAACGGAAATGTTACTTATTACAATTTCATGAATTCTAAGCAATTGGAACAAACATTCAACGAAAGTGAGTTTGTTTTATGTCGTTCAGGTTATACAACAGTAATGGATTTGGCAAAATTGGGTATGAAGGCTTTTTTTATTCCTACTCCGGGACAATATGAACAAGAATATTTGGCGATAAAACTTCAGGAAGAGAATTTGGTACCTTATGCAATGCAAGACGACTTTACCATTGAAGATCTTTCAAAAGTAAAGTCGTTTAAAGGTTTAACTCAATTCAATGAAGATATTGACTGGGATAATTTATTTTCTATATTCGAGGACAAAAATTAG
- a CDS encoding porin translates to MIKRKLVVVLLLISCAVSAQDLNKQDVKNEVMRILDSINKAKLPETKSGGGVEEHWYDRISLRGYAQIRYNGLFSTNDKVSCEQCDRSWGTTSTAPDAKANNGLFIRRARLVFSGQVHPNVFFYFQPDFASSPATGIQNFVQIRDLYFDLSFDKKKEYRVRVGQSKIPYGFENMQSSSQRLALDRNDAMNSAILNERDLGIFFYWAPAEIRKRFEMLVKDGFKGSGDYGVFAFGVYNGQIANKLDGNRDLNVVARVTYPFVIGSQIIEPGIQAYTGKWAFTGEISPGVKVNDPQYVKDQRVGATFVLYPRPFGIQTEYNIGRGPRYNTLTNTVDETDLDGGYVLLNYKLDFKKQHIYPFAKFQYYDGGKKYEKDARSYVVRDYEVGIEWQPIKAFELTAEYVIADRTFEDSALPINRQQGNLLRLQVQFNF, encoded by the coding sequence ATGATAAAAAGAAAATTAGTTGTTGTTTTATTGCTAATATCTTGCGCTGTAAGTGCACAGGATTTGAATAAACAGGATGTAAAAAACGAAGTAATGCGTATTTTAGATTCTATTAATAAAGCAAAACTTCCAGAGACTAAGTCTGGTGGTGGAGTAGAAGAACATTGGTATGACAGGATTTCGTTAAGAGGTTATGCACAAATAAGATACAATGGTTTGTTTTCTACAAATGATAAAGTGTCTTGCGAGCAATGTGACAGATCCTGGGGGACAACTTCTACCGCTCCGGATGCAAAAGCAAACAACGGACTTTTTATCAGACGTGCTCGTTTAGTATTTTCAGGACAGGTACATCCAAATGTGTTTTTCTATTTTCAACCTGATTTTGCGAGTTCACCAGCTACAGGAATCCAAAATTTCGTTCAGATTCGAGACTTGTATTTTGATCTTTCATTTGATAAAAAGAAAGAATATCGCGTTCGTGTTGGGCAAAGTAAAATTCCATATGGTTTCGAAAACATGCAATCCAGTTCACAACGTTTGGCTTTAGACAGGAATGATGCAATGAATAGCGCCATCTTAAATGAACGTGATTTAGGAATTTTCTTTTATTGGGCACCAGCCGAAATTAGAAAACGTTTTGAAATGTTGGTGAAAGATGGTTTCAAAGGTTCGGGGGATTATGGTGTTTTTGCTTTTGGTGTTTACAACGGGCAAATTGCCAATAAACTGGACGGAAACAGAGATCTGAATGTCGTTGCCAGAGTAACATATCCATTCGTAATAGGAAGTCAGATTATTGAACCGGGAATTCAGGCTTATACAGGAAAATGGGCTTTTACCGGAGAAATTTCACCAGGAGTAAAAGTAAATGACCCACAATATGTAAAAGACCAAAGAGTTGGAGCAACATTTGTTTTGTATCCAAGACCATTTGGAATCCAAACAGAATATAATATTGGAAGAGGACCACGTTATAATACACTTACAAATACCGTTGATGAAACAGATTTAGATGGAGGTTATGTATTGTTGAATTACAAATTAGATTTTAAAAAACAACATATATATCCTTTTGCAAAGTTTCAATATTATGACGGAGGGAAAAAATATGAGAAAGATGCCCGTAGTTATGTTGTTAGAGATTATGAAGTTGGTATAGAATGGCAACCAATCAAAGCCTTCGAACTTACAGCCGAATATGTAATTGCTGACCGTACTTTCGAAGACAGTGCATTGCCAATCAACAGACAACAAGGAAATTTATTGAGACTTCAGGTTCAGTTTAATTTCTAA
- a CDS encoding cell wall metabolism sensor histidine kinase WalK, which yields MKINFKKTYKFAIKSALYISLFATGFVLMLMSLFYKNQLKHQVAFGIIFIISIYIFAFLVLQYRVERFIYRRVKKIYDEVSLLESTTLINQPITTDMETLSREVKKFATDKKLEIEMLEIREQYRREFLGNVSHELKTPLFTVQGYVSTLLDGAMDDKNIRKKYLKRAEKGVERLIYIVEDLDMITKLESGDLDLNFTDFNIVDLIQNVFDLLEMKADKKKIKLAFESKNVQSVIVRGDQDRIQQVLENLIVNSIKYGKDGGLTEVGVVNLTKKKVLIRISDNGEGVEKQNIPRLFERFYRVDKSGTRSEGGSGLGLAIVKHIIEAHKEKVYVESEFGIGSEFSFTLEKANKTIKAEVK from the coding sequence ATGAAAATTAATTTTAAAAAAACATACAAATTTGCTATCAAATCGGCATTATATATAAGTCTTTTTGCAACAGGATTTGTACTGATGTTAATGTCATTATTCTATAAAAATCAACTGAAACATCAGGTTGCATTTGGAATAATTTTTATTATATCAATTTATATATTCGCGTTTTTAGTTTTGCAATATCGTGTAGAACGCTTTATTTACAGAAGAGTAAAAAAAATATATGATGAGGTTTCTTTATTAGAATCTACAACACTTATCAATCAGCCTATAACTACAGATATGGAAACGCTTTCGCGTGAAGTAAAGAAGTTTGCGACAGATAAAAAACTTGAAATCGAAATGCTTGAAATTCGGGAACAATACCGAAGAGAGTTTTTAGGAAACGTTTCGCACGAACTTAAAACACCTTTGTTTACCGTTCAGGGTTATGTTTCGACATTGCTTGATGGCGCAATGGATGACAAGAATATCAGAAAGAAATATTTAAAACGTGCCGAAAAAGGAGTAGAGCGTCTTATTTATATAGTAGAAGATTTGGATATGATAACCAAGTTAGAATCAGGAGATTTAGATTTGAATTTTACTGATTTTAATATTGTTGATCTTATTCAGAATGTTTTCGACTTATTAGAAATGAAAGCTGATAAAAAGAAAATCAAATTAGCTTTTGAAAGCAAGAACGTTCAATCCGTAATTGTTCGAGGAGATCAGGACAGAATTCAACAAGTTCTGGAGAACCTTATTGTAAACTCTATTAAATATGGAAAAGACGGCGGTCTGACAGAAGTTGGCGTTGTTAATCTAACCAAGAAAAAAGTCTTAATCAGAATTAGTGATAACGGAGAAGGAGTTGAGAAACAAAACATTCCAAGACTTTTTGAACGTTTTTACAGAGTTGACAAAAGCGGAACCCGTTCTGAAGGTGGTTCCGGTTTGGGATTAGCGATCGTAAAACATATTATCGAAGCTCATAAAGAGAAGGTTTATGTAGAAAGTGAGTTCGGAATAGGTTCGGAATTCTCTTTTACGCTTGAAAAAGCAAATAAAACAATAAAAGCTGAAGTTAAATAA
- a CDS encoding response regulator transcription factor, with protein MKKTQTKILLVDDEPDILEIVGYNLAQEGYQIVTASNGKEAIAKAQKELPDLIIMDVMMAEMDGMEACEHIRKIPELNNVIITFLTARSEDYSQVAGFDAGADDYITKPIKPKLLVSKVKALLRRLKEQEVVSDTLNVGGIEINREEYKIIKGNVEIALPRKEFELFYLLASKPGKVFKRDEILDKVWGNEVVVGGRTIDVHIRKLREKIGEDLFKTIKGVGYKFEV; from the coding sequence ATGAAAAAAACACAAACCAAGATTTTATTAGTTGACGATGAACCAGATATCTTAGAAATCGTTGGCTATAACCTTGCTCAGGAAGGCTACCAGATTGTAACAGCTTCAAACGGAAAAGAAGCTATAGCAAAGGCTCAGAAAGAATTACCGGACTTGATTATTATGGACGTAATGATGGCTGAAATGGACGGAATGGAAGCTTGCGAACACATTAGAAAAATTCCTGAATTAAATAATGTTATCATAACATTCCTAACAGCGAGAAGCGAAGATTACTCACAAGTTGCTGGTTTTGATGCAGGTGCAGATGACTATATCACTAAACCAATAAAACCAAAATTATTGGTCAGCAAAGTAAAGGCTTTGTTAAGAAGGTTAAAAGAACAAGAAGTAGTCAGCGACACCTTAAACGTTGGCGGAATCGAGATTAATCGAGAAGAATATAAGATCATAAAAGGCAATGTAGAAATTGCTTTACCAAGAAAAGAATTTGAATTATTTTATCTATTAGCTTCAAAACCAGGGAAAGTTTTCAAGAGAGACGAAATTCTGGATAAAGTTTGGGGTAATGAAGTTGTAGTTGGAGGAAGAACAATAGATGTTCATATTCGAAAACTACGTGAAAAAATAGGAGAAGATCTTTTTAAAACCATCAAAGGAGTTGGTTATAAATTTGAAGTATAA